A portion of the Oryzias melastigma strain HK-1 linkage group LG1, ASM292280v2, whole genome shotgun sequence genome contains these proteins:
- the LOC112137382 gene encoding general transcription factor 3C polypeptide 1, whose amino-acid sequence MDALSIVADEVALEGLDGITIPTIWIRLGDVQPKFPLKLDAFTKEFIWKSLVNNRNLKFYELPQERPDVLLFNRFADTDSEICLETHVKFEDDFKNIYPVYIIPENKDGIQGSCLFFKERKEVTKQIRSSSLAPLLSLEEASKKYGRKLVIVASQALRFRALIGAETDPDLKILNESYCLLERVGRARWQGELQSNLHGRLFMADARKLHYLRKPLVKHDLITLQPFVKRLKSGQMQHTILLLLKRFHLNRRTKIDKIMEYASNFLQQFPGQFTTSDNFKQHLNLSEDLMRSLIKNLRAAKMTEFFRCPLEDLDPEAGPCNSRNGRKVIVRCLRLVKPYSKKGITDVIEDDDDNDDEEDAMPGGGELSIEGQVLERDLMSQAYHLVLSQGSKGIPQRDIASKMHFGRQESRMIIRKLEREDLIKGFLVDEGRQRTTKYLSHKCVGVSDQVQRFAQEHERNKRLYSAANKSDDAPPAKKRMRKSNRKDEEREGQSGGEDAATGRVDPKRGEASGMSTEEDATEQIKPEPSVMRLTPDDGAVASTSGSMTGVTADPVTPPKPDTAVVVMEQKFITQSTPEREPSTKDAKTHETYRGLKRKNLIVEAVQNLKVIEGCFPLQKMIINEEKEDGINSKCCKKTINRLIQSMSKQGLLKIYSTTVIQEGITKKVDLIVHPSIQPNDEKITKVIDQIRFNISNTFYVIRKHETSEKGNKRSTFKDLLKDKSLKKRRSGGEAAYQPKKVRGMAKSYGYQPKMCRLRVLHTFLWHVIYGHPLLNTPPDAECAAETTQLNESDLDGSNLKPEDNTETSGASSLYETLGEEEEELTNDQLNPESDMKVYMDEESWKRFVPPVHLQKGFRRGWAMVGDLLLCMPLSIFVQILHMNFKVDGLEGYLSDPVKQHYLVRMLPYRMKRQLFYRRQYMHSFNESLQKLIYMGLLQFGVGKKFMERDQVFVYLKRNATIVDTTNTEPHYWLVTEPPDKPFERRRYTFNTIEDVDSFWFDLMCICLNTPLGIIRKRRKGSEEEAHVDEFRKVQDRKVFLKLAHLLRGSFEVCDDGSIPGDGRGAGGLDSEFFSHLKRNWFWTNRLLLCKARPSSQEETEIKMRLQNFVNKPLTAAVKAAGTISPQGLTLKRSLNTDKVKVGVEPASRNQRVIGGKGQKRNRLKKEIVKVPLKKKIQAKRRSDAHDEADHKALKKMTKQRVYWSAAEDALVMLCSVASYLLNSKLQRPFVPYCVVRDMLHAEFKISEDKTSSAVARRSRCILKNPQTLLNYRICLAEAQQDKSLMKCLEEKKPANPDKAEDCAKVFSEYVKLLRQKFSSVVSTHSITIPDSKQQLLSRFKVLAIDGGARMPLQDTITCTMDIHSIVLYNLIQSTLAMSNAQMKSSRSFQTFHMYNKYDQDLLCQVFLQCRKRRLINRRRLQQTPYVRKNRGMPILPMSYQLSQSFYRWFSWRFPQSLCTDSFCFLRSLLTNKPGDERPAMTFYHETESRSRKGEELLERKTKSAKKESRGEKKPQHPEPTNAQTSNEGEADERRAEEKEELKKADVNDEEDERISEHLESQGSALTTGSDGVSLSGERVDDPPESSVDPAPNPPPDVSDMLQFSLSSPGGTCASALSLMTLGLLNVHVSIPKPIVVVDSTMVDNDFVKSMAALEEEDDDEDDDGDNEKRKKLQITAHQASHTNYLMMQGYYSPGIAIRNISPNDNLVVESCSLKLQLRNTPAHRVFTEENVPSLDLTKCGPSLLPPILTSNVCSPSCRIPSAEECDSLLIQEKGYTQQDIEACAQLRRSIDEAGEKGLDEREMFSVFVHLLEPQTGRSKTLQLYLKDLQEKHQLVRVGCLGVRWVLMQHAEPWLLILNSQKPHSPSEKTPIFKNQHNIPFLRKRSSRGHHQEGLPSKKPASHLTKGPDTLNEDASGEKPHEEEKREEQQEKSEGGEEQEVAQLEDEQEEVGKEETKKPEHQLSLPNTRKCRMKKLEDECSPSSAKEEDALSFISRPWRLIDGSVNRSVCKGMLEGLLHHIMAQPGLTQQALLEHYRNVLQPVAALDLVQALVELGCVVKKTLVKDPKPSLFGSTTPQPRTKRSPAVEEPDEVYYEPTISCCLRLSRVLPNERPWNDCL is encoded by the exons ATGGATGCGCTGAGTATCGTTGCGGATGAGGTTGCCCTGGAAGGGCTGGATGGAATAACGATTCCCACCATTTGGATACGTTTGGGGGACGTACAGCCCAAATTCCCCCTGAAACTCGACGCTTTTACCAAAGAGTTTATCTGGAAGTCGCTTGTAAATAACAGAAACCTGAAGTTCTATGAACTTCCCCAGGAGAGACCAGACGTTCTGTTGTTTAACAG GTTTGCAGATACTGACTCAGAGATTTGTCTTGAAACTCACGTGAAGTTTGAGGATGACTTCAAAAACATCTATCCCGTCTACATCATACCTGAAAACAAGGATGGCATCCAGGGCTCATGCCTTTTTTTCAAAGAGAGGAAAGAAGTTACAAAGCAGATTCGCTCCTCGTCTCTTGCCCCTCTTCTTAGCTTGGAGGAAGCTTCAAAAAA GTATGGAAGAAAACTAGTCATTGTGGCATCTCAAGCTCTGAGGTTTCGAGCTCTCATCGGTGCAGAAACCGATCCTGATCTAAAGATCCTCAATGAGTCTTACTGCTTGTTGGAGCGAGTGGGCCGAGCACGCTGGCAGGGGGAACTGCAGAGCAATCTGCACGGCCGCCTTTTCAT GGCGGATGCTCGGAAGCTGCACTACTTGAGGAAGCCTCTTGTCAAACATGACCTGATCACTCTGCAGCCTTTTGTCAAACGTCTGAAATCAGGACAGATGCAACACACCATTCTTCTGCTGCTCAAGCGCTTTCATCTAAACAG ACGGACTAAGATTGATAAGATCATGGAGTATGCCTCCAACTTTCTCCAGCAGTTCCCTGGTCAGTTCACCACATCCGACAACTTTAAGCAACATCTT AATCTGAGCGAAGACCTTATGAGAAGCTTGATAAAGAACCTAAGAGCTGCAAAGATGACAGAATTTTTCCGCTGCCCTCTGGAAGACTTGGATCCCGAAGCTGGACCCTGCAACAGCAGAAACG GAAGAAAAGTTATAGTGCGCTGCTTGAGATTGGTTAAGCCCTACTCAAAGAAAGGCATCACAGATGTCATCGAGGATGACGATGACAacgatgatgaagaggatgccATGCCTGGAGGAGGCGAGCTTTCCATCGAGGGTCAAGTGTTGGAGAGAGACCTAATGTCACAGGCCTACCACCTTG TTTTGTCCCAGGGTTCAAAGGGGATCCCTCAGCGGGACATCGCatcaaaaatgcactttgggAGACAGGAGTCTCGAATGATTATTCGGAAGCTGGAAAGGGAGGACTTAATCAAG GGTTTTTTGGTGGATGAAGGTCGACAAAGGACCACAAAATATCTGAGCCACAA GTGTGTGGGTGTCAGTGACCAAGTCCAGAGGTTTGCTCAAGAACATGAAAGAAATAAGCGGCTCTACTCTGCGGCAAACAAAAGCGACGATGCTCCCCCGGCCAagaaaagaatgagaaaaagcAATAGAAAAGACGAGGAGCGGGAAGGTCAGAGTGGAGGAGAGGACGCTGCGACTGGGAGAGTAGACCCAAAGAGGGGAGAAGCGTCAGGAATGTCAACAGAGGAAGATGCGACAGAGCAGATAAAGCCAGAGCCTTCCGTCATGCGGCTTACACCAGACGATG GTGCGGTAGCTTCCACTAGTGGATCCATGACCGGTGTGACAGCTGACCCCGTGACCCCTCCTAAACCtg ACACAGCTGTAGTTGTCATGGAGCAGAAGTTCATTACTCAAAGCACCCCTGAGAGAGAACCGTCCACTAAAGATGct AAGACGCACGAGACTTACCGGGGGCTGAAGAGGAAAAACTTAATCGTGGAGGCTGTCCAAAACTTAAAAGTTATAGAGGGTTGTTTCCC actGCAGAAGATGATCATTAATGAAGAAAAGGAGGATGGGATCAACTCTAAGTGTTGCAAAAAGACCATTAATCGCCTCATACAGAGTATGTCAAAACAGGGCCTACTGAAGATATACTCAACCACTGTTATACAGGAGGGAATCACAAAGaaa GTTGACCTTattgtccatccatctattcagcCCAACGATGAGAAAATAACCAAAGTCATCGATCAGATCCGATTCAACATCTCCAACACCTTCTATGTCATACG GAAACATGAAACTTCAGAGAAAGGCAACAAACGAAGCACATTCAAGGATCTACTCAAAGACAAGAGCTTAAAAAAACGGAGGAGTGGTGGAGAGGCAGCGTACCAACCAAAAAAAG TGCGTGGAATGGCTAAAAGTTATGGCTACCAGCCTAAGATGTGCCGTCTGCGCGTTCTTCATACCTTCCTCTGGCACGTGATTTACGGACACCCGCTCCTGAACACCCCCCCTGATGCAGAATGTGCCGCAGAAACGACGCAGCTAAACGAATCCGACCTCGACGGTTCCAACCTGAAGCCCGAAGACAACACGGAAACCTCTGGAGCTTCAAGTTTGTATGAGACCTTaggggaggaagaagaggaactGACAAATGATCAGTTAAACCCAGAGTCCGACATGAAAG TGTACATGGACGAAGAGTCATGGAAGAGGTTTGTTCCTCCTGTCCATCTCCAAAAGGGTTTCCGCAGAGGCTGGGCGATGGTTGGTGACCTGCTCCTCTGCATGCCGCTCTCGATCTTCGTTCAGATATTGCATATGAATTTCAAG GTGGACGGACTGGAAGGATATCTGAGCGATCCTGTGAAGCAGCATTATCTCGTCAGAATGCTGCCCTATAGGATGAAAAGACAGCTTTTTTATAGGCG GCAATACATGCACTCCTTCAATGAGTCCCTGCAAAAGTTGATTTACATGGGCCTGCTGCAGTTTGGGGTTGGAAAAAAGTTCATGGAGCGAGACCAG gtttttgtgtACCTGAAGCGCAATGCTACTATCGTTGACACCACCAACACAGAACCTCACTACTGGCTGGTCACAGAACCGCCGGACAAACCCTTCGAGAGGCGCCGCTACACCTTCAACACCATAGAGGATGTAGACAGCTTTTGGTTTGACCTGATGTGCATCTGCCTCAATACGCCTTTAG gaatcaTTCGTAAAAGAAGAAAGGGATCGGAAGAGGAAGCCCATGTGGATGAGTTCCGCAAGGTGCAAGACCGCAAAGTGTTTCTCAAACTGGCACATCTGCTGCG TGGCAGTTTTGAAGTGTGCGACGACGGTTCCATACCAGGCGAtggcagaggagctggaggcctGGACTCCGAATTCTTCAGTCATTTGAAGCGAAACTGGTTCTGGACGAATCGTCTGCTTTTGTGCAAAGCG AGGCCAAGTAGTCAAGAGGAAACGGAGATCAAGATGAGGCTGCAGAACTTTGTGAATAAACCACTCACAGCTGCTGTCAAAGCTG CAGGAACAATTTCACCTCAGGGTTTGACTCTGAAGCGGTCCCTGAACACAGACAAAGTCAAA GTCGGGGTTGAACCAGCGTCCAGAAACCAGAGAGTGATTGGAGGAAAAGGACAGAAAAGGAACcggttaaaaaaggaaatcgTCAAGGTTCCGTTGAAGAAGAAAATCC AGGCCAAAAGGCGCTCAGATGCTCACGATGAAGCGGACCACAAGGCTTTGAAGAAGATGACCAAACAAAGAGTGTACTGGTCTGCGGCGGAGGATGCACTGGTTATGCTCTGCTCTGTGGCGTCCTACCTCCTTAACAGCAAG TTACAAAGGCCGTTTGTGCCGTACTGTGTGGTGAGAGACATGCTGCATGCAGAGTTTAAGATCTCCGAGGACAAAACCTCCAGTGCCGTCGCCCGCCGCTCCCGATGTATTCTTAAAAATCCTCAGACGCTTCTCAACTACAG GATCTGTCTGGCTGAGGCTCAGCAGGATAAAAGTTTGATGAAATGCTTGGAAGAGAAGAAACCCGCTAACCCTGACAAAGCAGAG GATTGTGCCAAAGTGTTCTCAGAATACGTTAAACTCCTCAGGCAGAAGTTCAGCTCTGTCGTGAGCACCCACAGCATCACCATTCCCGACTCCAAGCAGCAGCTTCTCTCTCG gtttAAGGTCCTGGCAATAGACGGTGGAGCACGCATGCCGCTCCAAGACACCATCACCTG CACAATGGACATTCATTCTATAGTTCTATACAACCTGATCCAGAGCACTCTGGCTATGAGCAACGCCCAGATGAAGTCCTCCAGATCCTTTCAG ACGTTTCACATGTACAACAAATACGACCAGGACCTGCTGTGTCAAGTGTTCCTCCAGTGCAGGAAAAGACGTCTGATCAACCGCCGCCGCCTCCAGCAGACTCCCTACGTGAGGAAAAACCGAGGCATGCCCATTCTGCCCATGTCCTACCAGCTGTCCCAGTCCTTCTACAG GTGGTTTTCTTGGCGCTTTCCTCAGTCACTCTGCACCGATTCCTTCTGCTTCTTAAGGAGTCTACTTACCAACAAACCTGGAGATGAGAGGCCTGCCATGACCTTCTACCATGAGACGGAAAGTAGGTCTCGAAAGGGGGAGGAACTGTtggaaagaaagacaaaatcGGCTAAAAAAGAAAGTCGTGGGGAGAAAAAGCCTCAACATCCAGAGCCTACAAACGCTCAGACCTCCAATGAAGGAGAAGCCGATGAAAGAAGAGCAGAGGAAAAGGAGGAACTGAAGAAGGCAGATGTGAACGATGAGGAGGACGAGCGCATTTCAGAACATCTGGAAAGTCAAGGTAGTGCGCTCACAACTGGATCGGATGGTGTTTCGTTGAGCGGCGAGCGGGTAGACGATCCGCCCGAATCGTCAGTCGATCCTGCCCCTAATCCTCCCCCAGATGTGTCAGACATGCTGCAGTTCTCGCTCAGCTCTCCAGGGGGAACCTGTGCCTCTGCTCTCAGCTTGATGACTCTGGGGCTCCTGAACGTGCACGTTTCCATCCCCAAACCCATTGTGGTGGTTGACAGCACAATGGTGGACAACGATTTTGTAAAGAG TATGGCTGCATTggaagaagaagatgatgacgaagatgatgatggtgacaatgaaaagagaaaaaagctcCAGATTACAGCCCATCAGGCGTCACACACCAACTACCTGATGATGCAGGGGTACTACTCCCCTGGTATCG CTATACGTAACATAAGCCCCAACGATAACTTGGTGGTGGAGTCTTGCTCTCTAAAGCTACAGCTGCGCAACACTCCGGCTCACCGTGTCTTCACAGAGGAGA aTGTTCCTTCACTCGACCTCACTAAATGTGGGCCCTCCCTACTACCCCCCATCCTCACCAGCAACGTCTGCTCCCCTTCCTGCCGGATACCGAGCGCCGAGGAGTGCGACAGCCTGCTGATCCAGGAGAAAGGGTACACTCAGCAGGACATTGAAGCGTGCGCCCAACTCAGGAGAAGCATAGATGAAGCCGGGGAAAAGGGTTTGGATGAACGAGAGATGTTCAGTGTTTTCGTGCACCTGCTGGAGCCACAGACGGGACGCTCCAAAACCCTACAGCTTTATCTGAAG GATTTACAGGAGAAACACCAGCTGGTCAGAGTGGGATGTCTGGGTGTGAGGTGGGTGCTGATGCAGCACGCTGAACCATGGCTGCTCATTCTGaactcccagaagccccactCACCCTCAGAGAAGACCCCCATTTTTAAGAACCAGCACAACATCCCCTTCCTCCGTaaaagaagcagcagaggaCACCATCAGGAGGGACTGCCTTCAAAAAAGCCAGCATCACACCTAACAAAAGGACCGGACACACTGAACGAGGACGCTTCAGGAGAGAAACCCCACGAAGAAGAGAAACGGGAGGAACAGCAGGAGAAGTCTGAGGGGGGTGAGGAGCAGGAAGTAGCTCAGCTTGAAGATGAACAGGAAGAGGTAGGAAAGGAGGAAACGAAGAAGCCGGAGCATCAGTTGAGTCTGCCAAACACCAGAAAGTGCAGGATGAAAAAACTGGAAGAtgaatgttctccatcatcagctAAGGAAGA AGATGCCCTGAGCTTCATCAGCCGACCGTGGCGCCTAATTGACGGCAGCGTGAACCGATCCGTGTGTAAGGGCATGCTGGAAGGTCTTCTCCACCACATCATGGCTCAGCCAGGACTCACACAACAAGCTCTGCTGGAGCATTATAGGAATGTGCTGCAGCCGGTCGCAGCGCTCGACCTTGTACAG GCACTTGTGGAGTTAGGCTGTGTGGTGAAGAAAACGTTGGTCAAAGACCCCAAACCTTCACTGTTTGGCAGTACTACACCCCAGCCAAGAACGAAAAGGTCTCCAGCGGTTGAAGAACCAGACGAGGTGTACTATGAGCCCACCATCAGCTGCTGCCTGAGACTGAGTCGGGTGTTGCCCAATGAACGCCCCTGGAATGACTGTCTTTAA